Part of the Leishmania major strain Friedlin complete genome, chromosome 7 genome is shown below.
GTCGAACACCGAGGCCTCCTGCCCACGAGTCGGATACGAGCCAGTCCCGCAGCGAAGGCGAGAAAAGTAAAAAGGAGGCGCGGCCACCACAACCAACGGAAGAGAAttaccagcagcagcggcggctgaggGGATGGACAGGTGTGTCTGCCTGCaagtgtgcgcatgtgcatgtgcttAGCGCGCACCTGGATGAGGAGTAAGAATggtgtggagggggaggggcgtcAGGTGAAAGAGCGTaaggagaggaggtgtggaACGCGGCCAGTgatccccctccctcacagGTGCCgagagacgcgcacgcatgcacacgtacacacatgAACCGCACACGTAGATAGTTCTGTTGTTGTGCTTTCTCTTCTCACGCCCTGCGGGAGTGcagctcgctcgctctcccctcTGCCGCGCATCCAGCTATTCTTGCATGTGATCTACGCTTACCAGGCCCTCGCCACCCATCGCCAGTGCTGCCTTGTCgatcaccaccgccagctctcgctctccttctcctcctgcaAATCTCCTCCTCTTACGGTGATGGTCTTTCGGCTACGTGACCATcttcgcacacacacgcgaatCAGCGGCCCACAaaggcgcacgcaccccccgcccccatccttcccctcctccttcgccagccGTGTCACACATACGCCGTCACGGACTGAGACCGACGAACTGCGTTGTTGCTCGCTTTCCATAAACGTCtattctctttctctttggTTGATATTGCACACTTGCTcccagacacacacacacacacacgcacacgcacacacacacttcttCTTTCGGTGTGTGCATGCCTCCCCGGACTGTCCTGCTTTTTCAGtatcgccatcgccgccactgccacgcaACTCACGCGTCTCTTCATCCGGTGAAGTCTTGTTTTCGTTTACAGTCTCCGGTGGATGCTCGATCTTCGGTGCAGGTGACTACATCCTCTTTCGCATCTCCGTCCACCCTGCTGCGTTGatccctctccctccctgcgTGCCCGCTCTCATTCTGACACACCGACGCGCTTGCACACCCATtatgcgcagctgctcgctgGCGCCGCCATCAATTTCCTTCcttcaccaccactgccCACGACCACAATCACTGCTACCTCGTACACAAGCCTATCCCCACCCATACACATTGTGAGGGACCACATACTTATGGAGGCCCACACGGCGGTGACGTCGCCgtcaccatcatcaccgcctgctgctgatgcccTGACTTCGGACGGGGATGTCAGGGCAACGGTCACTCGACACTTCGACGCGCAACGCAGCAACAGTGGCGCCAGTGCCCTGGACCAcgacagcaccagcagcgagtGGATCGCTGCGCCTGTGAGCGAGTTGGAGCCCacagccacggcagcgaGCTCCATGAACGCGGTGGTGCCCCGCGGTGCCACCTACCCCACCGCGCGTCCCGCAGTGGATGCGGAGCAGGACTACCAAAACCTGTCTTCTCAAGCCGGCGACGAGCCGTCGAGGGGGGACGTTGCGACCGCCGCGGTGGGGCGCAATGGCGGCCTGCGTCGCGGCAgcccgcagcggcagcaacgctcTGTCGCCCGTCtgcacgcagacaccgtCGCAGCCGAGGACAGTGCGCCCTGTCCGCACCGGGCGGGCTGCCACCATAACCAtcaccactgccaccgcgcTCATCGCCACACCCACCATAACCACCCAGCAAGAGCGAGGAAAGCGGTGGCACCCACagccaccactaccaccgctgctgcgccagctgctgaCACGCACCCGCGTACCTTCTCCCAAGACCTGCTCTTGGCCCAGCCCTCCGGCACGAGCGACAGGAGCGGCAGTTGCGGCTCTAGTTGCCCTtctagcagcagcagcggcagtcaCAGCACTTGCAGCTACGACACCTTCACAGCAAACTGCAGCTCGGCCACGAGCTTCATATCCGTCCAGACACCGGTTAGCTTGATCGACACGACATACCACACGTTGTTTTCTCCGGAGCTGTCGTGGCTCAATCGCGAGGCCATCGTGGAGCATATCGTCGGACATCGCCCGCGCGCGTACCACAAGTGGGTGTGGCGCAAGGCAAGGGACTACCAggagctgcacgcgctgaGCGTTCACAAAAACAGCGTGTATCAGCAGCTGACCACAGCTGCTGGTCGCTCCGTAGTGATGGAAGCCAGGACAGGGGGTATGACcgcggcgcacctgcacTCCGCCTTCAAGGTGTCGCCGACCGCCTCcttgacgccgccgccgggtgacgccgccggtggtgccTCCGTGGGCAGCGGGAGGGCGTCGTTGGAGATACCACTGCAGACCGCGCCGTCGGACCCGTCCTCGAGTCCAGTCGCCCCGGTCGTCGGGCTTGCAGACGCCAGGGAAGGCGTGAGCGACGCTGGAaggggcgccgcggcggagagTTTGGCCCGCACATGGACcacagcagcatcgccacCGACGGAGTCTCCTCTGGGCTTACATCCCTTGCCGTCGACCGGCAGCTCCGACAAGGTGGCCGGCGGCTCGAGGCTACCACCTATCTCTTCCTCCGCTTCGAGCGATATGCCCTGTGAGCTGATGAGCCAGCTCCCCATGTACACGATACCGACGTCGCAGCAGGGGCCCGAGTGCTTCAAGACGGCCGCCCAGggcggcaccagcacgctGATCATCGTCATGATGGGCCTGCCCGCCCGCGGCAAGACGTTCCTGGCGCAAAAAATTTGCCGGCTGCTGAGGTGGCACGGGAGCCGCGCGAAGATGCAGAACATCCAGGTGGCGTGGCGCCGCATGCTGCTAGACTGGGAGGCGGCGCATCCGGAGATggcggcgtgcagcgcacacgcagaggcagagcaggcggaggagcaggagcaggaggcaaGTGCGCCCGCTGGTGAAGggagcgtcgccgacgaggGGCCGCCTGGCGAGCGAGGCGCCTCCCATAGGATTCCGCGACCTATAGGGATGCCAGCTGACGAGGGCACCTCCACAGCCTCTTCGCAGGCGGCTGCGAGCAtagcgccggcaccgcccgCGTTTACTCGGTCAAACTCTCTTGCAGACACCAACTCGACGCCGGTCGCGCGCAACTTGGCGACGGGGTCCCTGAACGCATCCGCGCGGTGTGCCGTGACTGCAAGCCTGAGCAGCGGGTCCGCGCTGACTTCATCCATGCCCTCTGCGAGGAAGACCACCGCGGCGACAGCCACCACCGTGAACGCCATTTTCAGAGCAGGGTATGACTACAGCTGCACCCTCTCCGACactggcgtcgctgcgggGCCGCTGACGTCCGCGAACACCTCCATTGTCTGCCTCGACTGCAGCGCATCACCCGTGTGCCCGTCCAtgcaggcgcacacggcCTCCTCGCTCGAGGACAGCGCCGCGATACCCGCATCAGACGttgcctctgcctcttcttTACTATCAGGGACGCGCCACCCCGCTAACGTGGTGGCCGACGTCACCGCAAATGCCCCGCGTGGTTTCCTTGTGCGACACTCGTCGACTGCCGCCATGTCAGCGGAGACGACGAGTGACAGCGGCGGGCCGAGACTTGAGGCTTCTGCAGGGGAGTCGCCGTGCACGACCGCCGGCGTCGACAGcttcccgccgccgccgccgccgccgccggaggtgctgcgcactcGGCACTTCCGAGAGCTCATCAAGCGGCCCGCGAGCGTCGCTCGGCGCCTCTACCGCCACGTGCTGCAAAGCTTTTCGGAGGACTgccgcctcttcttccagcacggcggcgaggtggtTGTGCTGAACGACGACTTCATTacagaggagctgcggcaggaggcggaggcgctgtTCCGCCCACTGGCGACGCAGTTCTTCTACATAGAGGTGATCCGagacgccgaggaggaccCGCTCGACTTTGTGCGGTGCAAGATTCGCGATCCGATGGAGTATCCGCTCAGCGTCATCGACCCCGCGTCGGCTTCGGACGACTTCCACGAGCGGCTGGCGTTTTTGGAGAGCGTGTACGAGACGCTGACGGAGGCACCCAATACGAAGAGGAACGCGCGCCAGACACCAACCGCGCGTGCTTCTGGGGCTACTGCGAGCGTCGATATCGCGGATGGCCTCGATGCCAAGGCGTCGGTCGAGCGTGACACGGGGCTTGCCTGCCCGCCCACGACGTCGCCGGAGTCAACGCACCACCGGCAACAGTCGACGCGGACGCGCGGCTACGTGAAGATTATGAACTCGAGCACGATTGAGACCCACGGCATCTCTGGTTACCTGGCCAGCCGCATAATCTCGTACGTCATGAACCTGTCGCAGGTGAAGATCCAGCATCCTATCTACTTTGTGCTTCACGGTGAGAGCTACTACAATGTGGAGGGCCGCATCGGTGGCAACCCGCCGCTCACGGAACAGGGCATGCGGGacgctgtggcgctgctcgagTTCCTTGGCTCGCTGAAGCGCCACCTCGAACACGTAGACCGTGTGCAGCGCGCACATCATCACAATCAGCAACGCCTTCACTCGGGAGCGGCTGGCAACgacgagggcagcagcacggcaacTGAAGCCTCTGCAAACACGGCGAGTACGCTGGAGATGTGGACAAgccagctgcggcgcgccaTTCAGACCACTGAACTGAGCGAGCGTCTGCTGAACATCcgcacgctgcgctggagcagcCTCAACGAGATCCACGCCGGGGTATGCGAGGACATGACATACGCCGAGGTAAAGGAGCGCTACCCGCTCATCGACTACTTTAGCAAGCTCAACAAGTACAGCTTCCGGTACCCCGAGGGCGAGAGCTACCAGGACCTCGTCATTCGACTGGAGCCCGTCATCATGGAGCTCGAGAACGCCGACAaggtcgttgtcgtcgtggcgCACCAGGcagtgctgcgctgcctgctTGCCTACTTTGGCAGCACCTCGGCGGAGAGCAGTATCGGCGTCGAGGTGCCGCATCGCACAGTTTGGCGCTGCACGTACGATTCGAAGGGGATCGCCATCCTGGACGAGTTGAAGCTGGACAGCAATGAGGCAGGCTCCCACCTTCCGAGACGAGAGGGCTCGCCgacagcgtcggcggcgaaCACGTCGAGCACCTGAGACAGCGATGATTGAAGGGGCTCCTTcgcccttcccttctctgctGACCTCCGCGGGAACG
Proteins encoded:
- a CDS encoding putative 6-phosphofructo-2-kinase/fructose-2,6-biphosphatase translates to MNAVVPRGATYPTARPAVDAEQDYQNLSSQAGDEPSRGDVATAAVGRNGGLRRGSPQRQQRSVARLHADTVAAEDSAPCPHRAGCHHNHHHCHRAHRHTHHNHPARARKAVAPTATTTTAAAPAADTHPRTFSQDLLLAQPSGTSDRSGSCGSSCPSSSSSGSHSTCSYDTFTANCSSATSFISVQTPVSLIDTTYHTLFSPELSWLNREAIVEHIVGHRPRAYHKWVWRKARDYQELHALSVHKNSVYQQLTTAAGRSVVMEARTGGMTAAHLHSAFKVSPTASLTPPPGDAAGGASVGSGRASLEIPLQTAPSDPSSSPVAPVVGLADAREGVSDAGRGAAAESLARTWTTAASPPTESPLGLHPLPSTGSSDKVAGGSRLPPISSSASSDMPCELMSQLPMYTIPTSQQGPECFKTAAQGGTSTLIIVMMGLPARGKTFLAQKICRLLRWHGSRAKMQNIQVAWRRMLLDWEAAHPEMAACSAHAEAEQAEEQEQEASAPAGEGSVADEGPPGERGASHRIPRPIGMPADEGTSTASSQAAASIAPAPPAFTRSNSLADTNSTPVARNLATGSLNASARCAVTASLSSGSALTSSMPSARKTTAATATTVNAIFRAGYDYSCTLSDTGVAAGPLTSANTSIVCLDCSASPVCPSMQAHTASSLEDSAAIPASDVASASSLLSGTRHPANVVADVTANAPRGFLVRHSSTAAMSAETTSDSGGPRLEASAGESPCTTAGVDSFPPPPPPPPEVLRTRHFRELIKRPASVARRLYRHVLQSFSEDCRLFFQHGGEVVVLNDDFITEELRQEAEALFRPLATQFFYIEVIRDAEEDPLDFVRCKIRDPMEYPLSVIDPASASDDFHERLAFLESVYETLTEAPNTKRNARQTPTARASGATASVDIADGLDAKASVERDTGLACPPTTSPESTHHRQQSTRTRGYVKIMNSSTIETHGISGYLASRIISYVMNLSQVKIQHPIYFVLHGESYYNVEGRIGGNPPLTEQGMRDAVALLEFLGSLKRHLEHVDRVQRAHHHNQQRLHSGAAGNDEGSSTATEASANTASTLEMWTSQLRRAIQTTELSERLLNIRTLRWSSLNEIHAGVCEDMTYAEVKERYPLIDYFSKLNKYSFRYPEGESYQDLVIRLEPVIMELENADKVVVVVAHQAVLRCLLAYFGSTSAESSIGVEVPHRTVWRCTYDSKGIAILDELKLDSNEAGSHLPRREGSPTASAANTSST